In one window of Aphidius gifuensis isolate YNYX2018 linkage group LG4, ASM1490517v1, whole genome shotgun sequence DNA:
- the LOC122855600 gene encoding dormancy-associated protein 2-like isoform X1, with product MSNILLLIVVGVSCAYAYPATTQDGTVIVDLSPVNFVRPTRSADPGHHHHHHGGDYDDHYHGHDDYHHHHDDHYHHHDHGHYHGYGGHNNGYGGYGQNGYGNYGQGYGGYGNYGQPNYGGYGHSNNGNSYAQASADSASFNSPFGGFSISSSNANSGTYSDNF from the exons atgtcaaatatattattattaattgttgttggtgttaGTTGTGCATATGCATATCCTGCAACGACTCAAGATGGAACAG TTATTGTTGATTTGAGTCCAGTTAATTTTGTGAGACCAACGAGATCAGCAGATCCaggtcatcatcatcatcatcatggtGGTGATTATGATGACCATTATCATGGACATGATGATTACCATCACCATCATGATgaccattatcatcatcacgaTCATGGACATTATCATGGCTATGGTGGACACAATAATGGCTATGGTGGATATGGACAAAATGGTTATGGAAATTACGGTCAAGGATATGGTGGATATGGCAATTACGGTCAACCTAATTATGGCGGGTACGGTCATTCAAATAATGGAAATTCTTATGCACAAGCTTCTGCTGATTCAGCTTCATTTAATAGTCCCTTTGGCGGTTTTTCTATATCTTCTAGCAATGCTAACTCCGGCACTTATtctgacaatttttaa
- the LOC122855600 gene encoding histidine-rich glycoprotein-like isoform X2: MSNILLLIVVGVSCAYAYPATTQDGTVIVDLSPVNFVRPTRSADPGHHHHHHGGDYDDHYHGHDDYHHHHDDHYHHHDHGHYHGYGGHNNGYGGYGQNGYGNYGQGYGGYGNYGQPNYGGFFHGLFG, translated from the exons atgtcaaatatattattattaattgttgttggtgttaGTTGTGCATATGCATATCCTGCAACGACTCAAGATGGAACAG TTATTGTTGATTTGAGTCCAGTTAATTTTGTGAGACCAACGAGATCAGCAGATCCaggtcatcatcatcatcatcatggtGGTGATTATGATGACCATTATCATGGACATGATGATTACCATCACCATCATGATgaccattatcatcatcacgaTCATGGACATTATCATGGCTATGGTGGACACAATAATGGCTATGGTGGATATGGACAAAATGGTTATGGAAATTACGGTCAAGGATATGGTGGATATGGCAATTACGGTCAACCTAATTATGGCGG atttTTTCATGGATTATTCGGTTAA